One window of the Rufibacter radiotolerans genome contains the following:
- the lepB gene encoding signal peptidase I, whose product MSIRFWTKKETKPKKKKGFFREWGDAILFAVVAATLIRWATFEAYTIPTPSMEKSLLVGDYLFVSKLHYGPRTPITPLQVPLTHQTIWGTNIPSYSDAIQLKSYRLPGFSSVKNNDVVVFNWPADTGHPTDLRMNYIKRCIGIAGDKIQMKDMRVYINDKLVPEPDRVQYAYGILANTPINPKFFKENDITDVQPAYGGEAYIINTTPATAAKLKTYDFIKEVVLYKDSIGSIRADIFPFKPSMYPYNKDNFGPFVIPKEGMTVDINAQTIPFYEMVIRKYEGHDKVEVSDDKILIDGKEIKQYTFKQNYYWMMGDNRHNSEDSRYWGFVPADHIVGKAVMIWMSADPNETLFNKIRWNRIFKGIE is encoded by the coding sequence ATGAGTATCCGTTTTTGGACCAAGAAAGAGACCAAGCCTAAAAAGAAGAAAGGCTTTTTCAGGGAATGGGGAGACGCCATTCTTTTTGCCGTTGTAGCTGCCACCCTTATCAGGTGGGCCACCTTTGAGGCCTACACCATTCCAACTCCCTCTATGGAGAAATCTTTGCTGGTAGGAGATTACCTGTTCGTAAGCAAACTGCACTACGGCCCGCGCACGCCTATCACCCCATTGCAGGTCCCGCTTACCCACCAGACCATCTGGGGCACCAACATCCCCTCCTACTCAGACGCCATCCAACTCAAGTCATACCGTCTGCCGGGCTTCAGCTCCGTGAAGAACAATGACGTGGTGGTGTTCAACTGGCCCGCAGACACGGGTCACCCCACCGACCTTAGAATGAACTACATTAAACGCTGCATAGGCATTGCGGGAGATAAAATTCAAATGAAGGACATGCGGGTATACATCAATGACAAATTGGTACCTGAGCCCGATAGAGTGCAGTACGCCTACGGCATTCTGGCCAACACGCCCATTAACCCTAAGTTCTTCAAGGAAAACGACATTACAGATGTGCAGCCTGCCTACGGCGGCGAGGCCTATATCATCAACACCACGCCGGCCACGGCCGCGAAGTTGAAGACCTATGACTTCATTAAGGAAGTGGTGTTGTATAAAGACAGCATTGGCTCTATACGGGCTGATATTTTTCCGTTCAAGCCCTCTATGTACCCCTACAACAAGGATAACTTTGGTCCGTTCGTGATCCCGAAGGAAGGCATGACCGTTGACATCAATGCCCAGACCATTCCTTTCTATGAGATGGTTATCCGGAAGTACGAGGGCCATGACAAGGTGGAGGTAAGCGATGACAAGATTCTGATTGACGGCAAGGAGATCAAGCAATACACCTTCAAGCAGAACTACTACTGGATGATGGGCGATAACCGCCATAATTCAGAAGACTCCAGGTACTGGGGCTTTGTACCCGCAGACCACATTGTAGGCAAAGCAGTGATGATCTGGATGTCAGCGGACCCGAACGAGACCTTGTTTAACAAGATCAGGTGGAACCGTATTTTTAAAGGCATAGAATAG
- the dapB gene encoding 4-hydroxy-tetrahydrodipicolinate reductase → MRILLIGYGKMGQTIERLAVAKGHEIVGALTVHDADKLASYTADQVDVAIEFTSPDAAVGNILTCFEKKIPVVVGTTGWLEHLGQVKGKCQELQGTLFYASNFSVGVNLFFHFNEYIANKMRQYPEYAVEVKEIHHVHKLDKPSGTALTIADGILKNYPEKQGWINDTSSEPDLLGIVSEREGEVVGTHIVKYTSENDTFELHHVAHTREGFASGALLAAEWLPGRQGIYGMTDLLQL, encoded by the coding sequence ATGCGCATTCTTCTCATTGGGTACGGCAAAATGGGTCAAACCATTGAGCGGCTGGCAGTGGCCAAAGGCCATGAAATTGTGGGTGCCCTCACGGTGCATGATGCAGACAAGCTAGCCTCTTACACCGCAGACCAGGTAGACGTTGCCATTGAGTTCACCAGCCCAGACGCGGCAGTAGGCAATATCCTTACCTGTTTTGAGAAAAAGATACCGGTAGTGGTAGGCACAACGGGCTGGCTGGAGCACCTGGGCCAGGTAAAGGGGAAATGTCAGGAGCTGCAAGGCACCCTTTTCTATGCCTCTAACTTTAGCGTGGGGGTAAACCTATTCTTTCACTTTAATGAGTACATTGCCAATAAAATGCGGCAGTACCCAGAGTATGCGGTAGAGGTAAAGGAAATTCACCACGTGCACAAACTGGACAAACCCAGCGGCACGGCCCTTACCATTGCCGATGGCATTTTAAAGAACTACCCTGAAAAACAGGGCTGGATCAATGACACCAGCTCTGAGCCAGATTTACTGGGCATTGTTTCTGAACGCGAAGGCGAAGTGGTGGGTACGCATATTGTGAAATACACCTCAGAAAATGATACCTTTGAACTGCACCATGTTGCCCACACCCGCGAAGGTTTTGCCTCCGGTGCCCTTCTGGCCGCCGAATGGTTGCCAGGCCGCCAGGGTATTTATGGGATGACCGATCTGCTACAACTCTAA
- a CDS encoding DUF5683 domain-containing protein has protein sequence MAQVVTTGPDSVKVATPAVADTAQKGFSHWSRPAKAAFYSAVVPGLGQAYNKSYWKIPLVYATGGVIGYFIYDNNRKYQDYAQALRVRFDGDPGTVDKYAEDNIYGLNRANDQGSRNLRSSRDFFRKYRDLDIILAVLAWGLQVLEAHVDAHLKAFDVSDDLSLHFSPALNPLTGTSSYAGGLRIHLTLK, from the coding sequence TTGGCGCAAGTAGTAACTACTGGCCCAGACTCGGTGAAGGTAGCCACCCCGGCTGTAGCAGATACCGCCCAAAAAGGATTCAGTCACTGGAGCCGCCCCGCCAAGGCCGCCTTCTACTCGGCGGTGGTGCCCGGCTTAGGCCAGGCCTACAATAAAAGCTATTGGAAAATTCCTTTGGTGTACGCCACCGGGGGCGTGATCGGGTACTTCATTTATGACAACAACCGCAAGTATCAGGACTATGCCCAGGCGCTGCGCGTAAGGTTTGATGGTGACCCCGGCACCGTAGACAAATACGCTGAGGACAATATCTATGGTTTAAACCGCGCCAATGACCAGGGAAGCCGCAACCTGCGCTCCTCCAGAGACTTCTTCCGGAAGTACCGTGACCTGGACATTATCCTGGCCGTGCTGGCCTGGGGCCTGCAGGTGCTGGAAGCCCACGTAGATGCCCACCTCAAGGCCTTTGACGTAAGTGACGACCTTTCCCTGCATTTCTCCCCTGCCCTGAACCCACTTACCGGTACCTCTTCCTATGCAGGAGGTCTCCGCATTCATCTTACCCTTAAATAA